A section of the Amblyomma americanum isolate KBUSLIRL-KWMA chromosome 2, ASM5285725v1, whole genome shotgun sequence genome encodes:
- the LOC144121468 gene encoding coiled-coil domain-containing protein 86-like, translating into MTRSKKKKTAEEEIPKGIPKSGRVWKSEKKRFSSMKKDRPLKTSWKVKMEQRAERKALLALDRQLKEEKKKLIEEKKQRRAENLRRREENAKKAEIVQVIKNTAKIKRMSKKQLRFVKKADTTIVSGKSKTEGAPKVNAQKGVK; encoded by the exons ATGACCCGATCCAAAAAGAAGAAGACCGCTGAAGAGGAGATACCTAAAGGCATACCAAAGTCTGGTCGAGTATGGAAAAGCGAGAAGAAAAG GTTCTCAAGTATGAAGAAAGACAGGCCTCTCAAAACGTCTTGGAAAGTTAAAATGGAACAACGAGCAGAGAGGAAGGCATTACTGGCACTGGATCGACAACttaaagaagagaagaaaaagctAATCGAG GAGAAAAAGCAGAGAAGGGCAGAGAACCTGAGGCGACGTGAAGAAAATGCCAAGAAGGCTGAGATAGTGCAAGTG ATAAAGAACACTGCCAAAATTAAGAGAATGTCCAAAAAGCAGCTGAGGTTTGTTAAGAAGGCAGACACCACGATTGTCTCTGGGAAGTCCAAGACCGAAGGTGCTCCGAAAGTCAATGCACAGAAAGGCGTAAAATAA